A region of alpha proteobacterium U9-1i DNA encodes the following proteins:
- a CDS encoding hypothetical protein (FIG01095481) gives MLSGKKTWTALMGGLALAACASTGSSTTPSNDAAATSSVAFPSTYERRAYAPVLIRGATVFDGDGNEFANTDVTFENGRITGVGQNLAAPAGAEIVDGRGKFVTPGIIDAHSHLGDYPSPGIQANSDGNEVTQPNTAEVWAEHSVWPQDPGFQRAVAGGITALHILPGSANLFGGRGTTLRPVLGVATMQQMKFPNAPQSLKMACGENPSRVYGARNQSPATDMGNVAGWRQAFARATEYNRNLERSRAGGANAPRAPDRDLELDTLAGVLRGEIRVQWHCYRANEMAIGLDIAEEFGFQVAAFHHAVEAYKIADLLAEHGTCAAMWADWWGFKMEAYDGIRENIPFVDAPDNSCAIVHSDSAVGIQRLNQEAAKAMSDGRRAGLEISRAHAWTWLSRNPARALGIENETGTLSVGKAADVVVWSADPLSSYAVAERVYMDGALAHERGASRLPPSDFELGQTAWSTGQ, from the coding sequence ATGCTTTCCGGAAAGAAGACCTGGACCGCCTTGATGGGCGGCCTAGCGCTTGCGGCTTGCGCCAGCACTGGCTCGAGCACTACGCCAAGTAACGATGCCGCCGCGACGTCCAGCGTCGCGTTTCCATCCACCTACGAGCGCCGCGCCTACGCGCCGGTGCTGATCCGAGGCGCCACGGTTTTCGATGGTGATGGAAACGAATTCGCCAACACCGATGTGACATTCGAAAACGGCCGTATCACGGGCGTTGGACAAAACCTCGCCGCGCCCGCTGGCGCCGAGATCGTCGATGGCCGCGGCAAGTTCGTCACGCCGGGCATTATCGATGCGCACTCGCACTTGGGCGATTATCCATCACCAGGCATTCAGGCGAACTCCGACGGCAACGAAGTGACGCAGCCGAACACGGCCGAAGTTTGGGCCGAGCATTCGGTCTGGCCGCAGGACCCCGGCTTTCAGCGCGCAGTCGCCGGCGGCATCACCGCTCTGCACATCCTGCCCGGCTCCGCCAATTTGTTCGGTGGACGCGGCACGACACTGCGTCCCGTCCTTGGCGTCGCGACGATGCAACAGATGAAATTCCCGAACGCACCACAATCCTTGAAGATGGCCTGCGGCGAAAATCCGTCGCGTGTTTACGGTGCGCGCAACCAAAGCCCCGCCACCGACATGGGCAACGTCGCCGGCTGGCGCCAAGCGTTTGCGCGCGCGACCGAATACAATCGCAACCTTGAGCGCTCGCGCGCCGGCGGCGCCAACGCTCCACGCGCGCCGGACCGCGATCTCGAGCTCGACACCCTCGCTGGCGTACTGCGCGGCGAGATCCGCGTGCAATGGCACTGCTACCGCGCCAACGAAATGGCCATCGGCCTCGACATCGCTGAGGAGTTCGGCTTCCAGGTCGCGGCATTCCACCACGCGGTCGAAGCCTACAAGATCGCCGACCTTCTGGCCGAGCATGGCACATGCGCGGCGATGTGGGCCGATTGGTGGGGCTTCAAGATGGAGGCCTATGATGGCATCCGCGAGAACATCCCGTTTGTGGATGCGCCCGACAACAGCTGCGCCATCGTCCACTCCGATAGCGCCGTGGGCATTCAGCGTCTGAACCAGGAAGCCGCGAAAGCGATGTCCGACGGCCGTCGTGCCGGCCTTGAAATCTCTCGCGCACATGCGTGGACATGGCTTTCGCGCAATCCGGCCCGCGCGCTTGGCATCGAAAACGAGACCGGCACGCTCAGCGTCGGCAAAGCCGCTGACGTCGTCGTGTGGTCGGCCGATCCGCTGTCCAGCTACGCCGTCGCTGAACGCGTCTACATGGATGGCGCACTCGCCCACGAACGTGGCGCGTCGCGTCTGCCGCCATCAGACTTTGAACTTGGTCAAACCGCTTGGAGCACCGGCCAATGA
- a CDS encoding peptidase M20, producing MFAKRAMANHRPTKRESFMLTWIARFIGAALFAIVAGASAQAQTDNPAARAMARDIFQRVIGMDTSVAGGQTPAMAAYLAERFRGAGFPAEDVHVLPMDSTALLVVRYRGDGSGGRPILLLAHMDVVAALRSDWERDPFTLVEENGYFFGRGTSDNKAGIAMLATTFLTLRAEGFTPTRDLILVFSGDEETNPTTTRILLRDHRALLGDAEFALNSDGGGGGLREADGAPSAYSIQTAEKTFATFTLTARNPGGHSSAPRADNAIFDLTDAIARLRAYEFPVMWNDTTLASFRARAAGAEGEFGAALRRFVQRPGDRRAAARLSREPGFVGQLRTTCIPTRLTAGHADNALPQSAVATVNCRIFPGVAVSEVQAQLQTLSGEGVEVALRSDLPATDPSPLRDDVLAAVTAAVHRHHPGVPIIPNMAPYYTDGMFYRAAGIPTYGVGEIFMKDSDAFAHGLNERVPVEAFYNGLDHWRILLTELAGRD from the coding sequence TTGTTTGCCAAACGCGCGATGGCAAATCATCGTCCGACCAAGCGGGAGAGTTTCATGCTGACTTGGATTGCGCGCTTTATTGGCGCGGCGCTGTTCGCGATCGTCGCCGGCGCGAGCGCGCAAGCGCAGACCGATAATCCCGCCGCGCGCGCCATGGCGCGCGACATCTTCCAGCGTGTGATCGGCATGGATACGTCGGTCGCGGGCGGGCAGACGCCAGCAATGGCCGCCTATCTCGCTGAGCGCTTCCGCGGCGCTGGCTTTCCAGCCGAGGACGTTCACGTTCTGCCGATGGACAGCACGGCCCTCCTTGTCGTGCGCTATCGGGGCGATGGTTCCGGTGGGCGCCCTATCCTATTGCTGGCGCATATGGATGTCGTCGCGGCTTTGCGCTCGGATTGGGAACGCGACCCGTTCACCCTGGTGGAAGAGAACGGCTATTTCTTCGGGCGCGGCACGTCGGACAATAAGGCCGGCATCGCCATGCTTGCGACCACATTTCTGACGCTGCGCGCCGAAGGCTTTACGCCGACGCGCGATCTCATTTTGGTGTTCAGCGGCGACGAAGAAACCAACCCGACCACGACACGCATTCTGCTTCGCGACCATCGCGCATTGCTGGGCGACGCCGAGTTTGCGCTGAATTCCGATGGTGGCGGTGGCGGCCTACGCGAGGCCGACGGCGCCCCATCCGCCTACTCAATCCAGACCGCCGAAAAGACCTTCGCGACCTTCACGCTTACCGCGCGCAACCCTGGCGGCCACTCCTCCGCGCCACGCGCCGATAACGCAATCTTCGATCTCACCGACGCCATCGCGCGTCTGCGCGCCTACGAATTTCCGGTGATGTGGAACGACACCACGCTCGCATCCTTCCGTGCGCGCGCAGCGGGCGCCGAAGGCGAGTTCGGTGCGGCTTTGCGACGCTTTGTACAACGCCCCGGCGACCGCCGCGCGGCGGCGCGGCTTTCGCGCGAGCCGGGCTTCGTCGGCCAATTGCGCACCACCTGCATTCCAACGCGGCTCACCGCCGGCCACGCGGACAATGCGCTGCCGCAATCAGCCGTCGCCACGGTCAATTGCCGCATCTTCCCCGGTGTGGCCGTCAGCGAAGTGCAAGCGCAACTGCAAACTTTGTCCGGCGAAGGCGTTGAGGTGGCGTTGCGCAGCGATCTGCCCGCGACCGACCCCTCGCCGTTACGAGACGACGTGCTCGCCGCTGTCACCGCCGCCGTGCATCGCCATCATCCGGGCGTGCCAATTATCCCGAACATGGCGCCCTATTACACCGACGGCATGTTCTATCGCGCCGCCGGCATCCCGACCTACGGCGTGGGCGAGATTTTCATGAAGGACAGCGATGCCTTCGCTCACGGCCTCAACGAACGCGTACCGGTCGAAGCGTTCTACAACGGCCTCGACCATTGGCGCATTCTGCTGACAGAGCTCGCCGGGCGCGACTGA
- a CDS encoding protein export cytoplasm protein SecA ATPase RNA helicase (TC 3.A.5.1.1), translating into MHKTFQGLDRSMLNLAKQIFGSVNERKVRHLKGAVQRINALEPNYEALSDEALRNKTSEYRHRLARGAKIDEVLPEAFATVREAAKRTVGMRHFDVQLMGGMILHSGKIAEMRTGEGKTLVATLPVYLNALESRGVHVITVNDYLAKRDAEWMGQIYRFLGLSVGIIVHGLYDNERRQAYAADVTYGTNNEFGFDYLRDNMKYSLGEMVQRGHRYAIVDEVDSILIDEARTPLIISGPTEDRSELYKAVDAIIPLLRPEHYEHDEKQRSVTYTEAGSERIEEMLAERDLLQGSLYEPANISLVHHVNQGLRAHKLFHRDKDYIVKDKEIVLIDEFTGRMMHGRRLSEGLHQAIEAKEGVQIQPENQTLASITFQNYFRLYDKLSGMTGTAATEAQEFGDIYKLDVVEVPTNREIKRVDDDDEVYRTSKEKYRAIITDIEETHRKGQPVLVGTVSIEKSETLSGLLKQRGIPHQVLNARYHEQEASIVAQAGVPGAVTIATNMAGRGTDIQLGGNLDMRLKTALKGDETPDQIAALKRELVHDIEAKKQVALAAGGLYVLGTERHESRRIDNQLRGRTGRQGDPGKSKFYICLEDDLLRIFAAERLDAIMRGLGIQEGEAIVHPWMNKALETSQRRVEQRNFEIRKNLLKFDDVINDQRKAIFEQRIEFMRTADVAPIVKDMRHDVVEKLVWRHMPEKAYPEQWNIEEMEIEADEIFDLKIPFARWAAEEGIAQQEIVERLTREVDQAYAQKAALLGPERLRAVEKQVLLSVVDMRWREHLSLLDHLRSVIHLRGYAQRDPLNEFKTEAFTLFERMLLDLRTTVTRMLLRLQIGQADEVPRPQTPAQTFEIHQNPDTGENEMQSADLAMTPEGFDRHNPRTWGKVSRNAPCPCGSGKKFKYCHGQEAATA; encoded by the coding sequence GTGCACAAGACGTTTCAAGGTCTTGATCGCTCCATGCTGAACCTCGCCAAGCAGATTTTCGGGTCCGTCAATGAGCGCAAGGTGCGCCATTTGAAGGGCGCGGTGCAGCGCATCAACGCGCTCGAACCGAATTATGAGGCGCTGAGCGACGAAGCGCTGCGCAACAAGACCAGCGAATACCGCCACCGCCTCGCCCGCGGCGCCAAGATCGACGAAGTGCTGCCGGAAGCCTTCGCGACCGTGCGTGAAGCGGCCAAGCGCACCGTCGGCATGCGTCATTTCGACGTGCAGCTGATGGGCGGGATGATCCTGCACAGCGGCAAGATCGCCGAGATGCGCACCGGTGAAGGCAAGACGCTCGTCGCGACTTTGCCGGTTTACCTCAACGCGCTCGAAAGCCGCGGCGTTCACGTCATCACCGTGAACGATTATCTCGCCAAGCGCGACGCCGAGTGGATGGGGCAGATCTACCGGTTCCTCGGCTTGAGCGTCGGCATTATCGTCCACGGTCTTTACGACAACGAACGCCGCCAAGCTTATGCGGCCGATGTCACGTACGGCACGAACAATGAGTTCGGCTTCGACTATCTGCGCGACAACATGAAGTATTCGCTGGGCGAGATGGTTCAGCGCGGCCACCGCTACGCGATCGTCGACGAAGTCGACTCCATCCTGATCGACGAAGCGCGGACACCGTTGATCATCTCTGGGCCGACTGAAGATCGGAGCGAACTTTACAAAGCGGTTGACGCAATCATCCCGCTGCTGCGCCCCGAGCACTACGAGCACGACGAGAAGCAGCGTTCGGTGACCTACACCGAAGCCGGCTCGGAGCGCATCGAGGAGATGTTGGCCGAGCGCGACCTGCTTCAAGGCTCGCTCTACGAGCCCGCAAACATTTCACTCGTGCACCACGTCAACCAGGGCTTGCGCGCGCACAAGCTGTTCCATCGGGACAAGGATTACATCGTCAAGGACAAGGAAATCGTCCTGATCGATGAATTCACCGGGCGCATGATGCACGGCCGCCGCTTGAGCGAAGGCCTGCACCAGGCGATCGAAGCCAAGGAAGGCGTGCAGATCCAGCCTGAGAACCAGACGCTCGCGTCGATCACGTTCCAGAACTATTTCCGCCTCTACGACAAGCTCTCCGGCATGACCGGTACGGCGGCGACCGAGGCGCAAGAATTCGGCGACATCTACAAGCTCGACGTGGTCGAAGTGCCGACCAATCGCGAGATCAAACGCGTCGACGACGATGATGAGGTTTATCGGACGTCGAAGGAAAAATACCGCGCTATCATCACTGACATCGAAGAGACGCACCGCAAGGGCCAGCCGGTGCTTGTCGGCACGGTGTCGATCGAGAAATCGGAAACGCTCTCGGGGCTCTTGAAGCAACGCGGCATCCCCCACCAGGTGTTGAACGCGCGCTATCACGAGCAGGAAGCATCGATCGTCGCGCAAGCTGGCGTGCCGGGAGCGGTGACAATCGCCACCAACATGGCCGGCCGCGGCACCGACATTCAGCTCGGCGGCAATCTCGACATGCGCTTGAAAACGGCGCTGAAGGGCGACGAAACGCCGGATCAGATCGCCGCTTTGAAGCGCGAGCTGGTGCATGACATCGAAGCCAAGAAGCAAGTCGCGCTCGCGGCCGGCGGGCTTTATGTGCTTGGTACGGAACGCCACGAAAGCCGCCGCATCGACAACCAATTACGCGGCCGGACAGGGCGCCAAGGCGACCCCGGCAAGTCGAAATTCTACATCTGCCTGGAAGACGACCTGCTGCGCATCTTCGCCGCCGAGCGCTTGGACGCGATCATGCGCGGCCTTGGCATTCAAGAGGGTGAGGCGATTGTCCACCCATGGATGAACAAGGCGCTCGAAACGTCGCAGCGGCGTGTCGAACAGCGAAACTTCGAAATCCGCAAGAACTTGCTGAAGTTCGACGACGTCATCAACGACCAGCGCAAGGCGATCTTCGAGCAGCGCATCGAGTTCATGCGCACGGCCGACGTTGCGCCGATCGTGAAGGATATGCGCCACGATGTGGTGGAGAAGCTCGTCTGGCGGCACATGCCGGAGAAGGCTTATCCCGAGCAGTGGAACATCGAGGAAATGGAGATCGAGGCAGACGAAATCTTCGACCTCAAAATCCCGTTCGCGCGTTGGGCCGCGGAAGAAGGCATCGCGCAGCAGGAAATCGTCGAGCGTCTGACGCGCGAAGTGGACCAAGCGTATGCGCAGAAGGCGGCTCTGCTGGGACCGGAGCGCTTGCGCGCGGTGGAAAAGCAGGTGCTGCTCTCCGTTGTCGACATGCGCTGGCGCGAGCACTTGAGTTTGCTCGACCACCTGCGCAGCGTGATCCATTTGCGTGGCTATGCGCAGCGCGATCCGCTGAATGAGTTCAAGACCGAAGCGTTCACGCTGTTTGAGCGTATGCTGCTTGACCTGCGCACGACGGTGACGCGCATGCTGCTGCGCTTGCAGATCGGCCAGGCCGACGAAGTGCCGCGTCCGCAGACGCCAGCGCAGACGTTTGAAATCCACCAGAACCCGGATACCGGCGAAAACGAGATGCAATCGGCTGATCTCGCGATGACGCCGGAGGGCTTCGACCGTCACAATCCGCGCACATGGGGCAAGGTGAGCCGCAACGCGCCGTGCCCGTGCGGATCAGGCAAGAAGTTCAAGTATTGCCACGGGCAGGAAGCGGCGACGGCTTAG
- a CDS encoding survival protein SurA precursor, translating to MVRAPFRAALIALAVALSGCGLGRDSGSDGSGISDPIVAATVNGRPIYTEDVRSHAVALGLLQEGQDLDANSDSFYFALDELIQMRLFAMEAEARGLDREAHVRRQLEIARERVLAGAIYEELNARATDPEAIERLYRENASRLGQGQEIHLRHIQFETREAAEAAKRRLDQGERFEALAFELSTDRATAPDGGDLGFRAVSDLAPPIREAADTANVGDVAGPIEYNGAWHVVRVEDRRERGVPSLETLRPRIIDWLRFQEISQLHERLARDARIERLREPEVAMEPGGEVDAPADATPEPVRPETPAPGQEAPPFPFPMGPGGVYTAPQPNAPAPAPAEAPAANVGQPPAEAPQQ from the coding sequence ATGGTCCGCGCACCCTTCCGAGCCGCCCTGATCGCCTTGGCTGTCGCCCTCTCGGGCTGCGGGCTTGGTCGAGATTCTGGCAGCGATGGCAGCGGCATTTCTGATCCGATCGTCGCCGCTACTGTGAACGGGCGGCCGATCTACACAGAGGATGTGCGTTCGCACGCGGTGGCGCTTGGCCTTCTGCAAGAAGGACAGGACCTCGACGCCAATTCGGATTCTTTCTATTTCGCGCTCGATGAGCTGATTCAGATGCGTCTGTTCGCGATGGAGGCGGAAGCGCGCGGGCTTGATCGCGAAGCGCATGTGCGCCGGCAATTGGAGATCGCGCGCGAGCGCGTGCTTGCGGGCGCGATCTACGAAGAACTGAACGCCCGCGCGACCGACCCGGAGGCGATCGAACGGCTCTACCGCGAAAACGCATCGCGGCTTGGCCAAGGTCAGGAAATCCATCTGCGCCACATTCAGTTCGAGACACGTGAGGCCGCCGAGGCGGCCAAAAGAAGGCTCGACCAAGGCGAAAGATTTGAAGCGCTCGCTTTCGAGCTTTCGACCGACCGCGCCACCGCGCCCGATGGCGGCGACTTAGGCTTCCGCGCCGTATCCGATCTGGCGCCGCCGATCCGCGAAGCCGCCGACACCGCGAACGTCGGAGACGTTGCCGGTCCCATCGAATACAATGGCGCTTGGCATGTCGTCCGCGTTGAAGATCGCCGCGAGCGTGGCGTGCCAAGCCTGGAAACGTTGCGCCCCCGGATCATTGACTGGCTGCGCTTCCAGGAAATCAGCCAGTTGCATGAACGTCTCGCGCGCGACGCGCGCATCGAACGCTTGCGCGAACCCGAAGTGGCGATGGAGCCCGGCGGCGAAGTGGACGCGCCGGCCGACGCAACGCCCGAGCCCGTGCGGCCCGAAACGCCGGCGCCAGGCCAAGAAGCCCCGCCCTTCCCCTTCCCCATGGGCCCAGGCGGCGTCTACACCGCGCCACAGCCCAACGCGCCGGCGCCAGCGCCGGCAGAAGCGCCTGCGGCAAATGTTGGCCAACCGCCAGCCGAAGCGCCGCAACAATGA
- a CDS encoding glutamate N-acetyltransferase, with protein sequence MSEKVSPLAPATFPELPAIAGLSAAIGRAGFYKHERPDLLLALCAPGTKAAGVFTTNAVGSAPTDWCKAALAAGRGGARGVLVNAGCANSFTGPIGDAACKHALEAAAAKVGVEARELLAASTGVIGVPLDATKIEAAVPKMELKPVDWHEAAKAIGTTDTFPKGAGARCLIDGAEVAISGIAKGSGMIAPNMATMLAFVFTDAALSAPILKTLLRQETETSFNSITVDGDRSTNDCVLLFATGQAKVPPIADAKDPRLDGFRAALREVLVDLAIQIVRDGEGATKLVKVNVSGAVSDGSAKAIARTICESPLVKTAIAGEDANWGRIVMAIGRADQPVQRHMISVGFGDLWAAKDGMVSPDYDEAKMSAYMKRESLEIKVIVGPGAGAASMYTCDLTKRYVEINGDYRS encoded by the coding sequence ATGAGCGAGAAGGTGTCGCCGCTCGCGCCAGCGACGTTTCCAGAGCTTCCAGCCATCGCGGGTCTAAGCGCTGCGATTGGCCGGGCGGGTTTCTACAAACACGAGCGCCCGGATCTTTTGTTGGCTCTGTGCGCACCGGGCACGAAAGCCGCCGGCGTGTTCACCACCAACGCCGTCGGCTCTGCGCCGACAGATTGGTGCAAAGCCGCCCTCGCGGCTGGCCGAGGCGGCGCGCGCGGCGTTCTCGTGAACGCGGGCTGCGCCAATTCGTTCACCGGGCCAATCGGCGATGCGGCCTGCAAGCACGCGCTCGAAGCGGCCGCCGCAAAGGTAGGTGTTGAAGCACGCGAATTGCTAGCCGCGTCCACGGGCGTGATCGGCGTGCCGCTCGACGCCACCAAGATCGAAGCGGCAGTGCCGAAGATGGAACTGAAGCCCGTCGACTGGCACGAGGCGGCGAAAGCCATTGGCACCACCGACACCTTTCCCAAAGGCGCCGGCGCACGCTGCCTAATCGACGGCGCGGAGGTGGCCATCAGCGGCATCGCCAAGGGTTCCGGCATGATCGCCCCGAACATGGCGACGATGCTGGCGTTCGTGTTCACCGACGCGGCGCTCTCCGCGCCGATCCTGAAAACACTGCTGCGCCAGGAAACCGAAACGAGCTTTAACTCGATCACGGTCGACGGTGATCGCAGCACCAATGATTGCGTGCTGCTGTTCGCGACTGGCCAAGCCAAAGTCCCGCCGATCGCCGACGCAAAGGACCCGCGCCTCGACGGCTTCCGCGCGGCGTTGCGCGAGGTGCTTGTCGACCTTGCGATCCAGATCGTGCGCGACGGCGAGGGCGCGACGAAGCTCGTGAAGGTCAACGTCAGCGGCGCGGTGAGCGATGGCTCAGCCAAGGCGATCGCTCGCACCATTTGCGAAAGCCCCCTGGTGAAAACCGCCATCGCGGGCGAGGACGCGAACTGGGGTCGCATCGTCATGGCCATCGGCCGCGCCGATCAGCCGGTGCAAAGGCACATGATCTCCGTCGGCTTCGGCGATCTCTGGGCCGCCAAGGACGGCATGGTCTCACCCGATTACGACGAGGCCAAAATGAGCGCCTACATGAAGCGCGAAAGTCTGGAAATCAAAGTCATCGTCGGCCCCGGCGCGGGCGCCGCAAGCATGTACACGTGCGATCTCACCAAACGCTACGTAGAGATCAATGGCGACTATCGCAGCTAA
- a CDS encoding phytochrome (two-component sensor histidine kinase), translating into MPNRTPAVDLTNCDREPIHIPGSIQPHGCLLACDDGLAHVRRASANAVELLGFSQAPMLGKPLDEIVGAQTAHELRNAASGAQGRPLLLLGQTVGARVFDIALHSFKGAGIVEFEPASSDRHGPLEIARTLVSSASQFADSAQLLTRAPRLVRAALGYDRVMIYRFAHDGAGQVIGESKRGDLESFQGQYFPASDIPQQARALYLQNTIRVISDAGGKVVPIEPALDASGEPLDLSFAHLRSVSPIHLEYLRNMGVTASMSISIVVGGKLWGLIACHHYNPRVLSMSQRTAAELFGGFFSLQLEALLQKERLESASRARRLLDRVMRGVAYRGDIAESLREKLDDFVGFLPCDGVGLFIGGVWSSQGVTPPQRTNAALLKLLPSLSQGKVWATHELSSHVRGDAADDHSVAGVLAIPLSQIPKDYLLFFRKEVVQTIEWAGDPNKTYETGPLGDRLTPRKSFAIWKETVDGVSVPWSEDDREIAEATRTALLEVIMRHIEILEGERRTADVRQKLLNEELNHRVKNILALIKSLVSQPPEPGRALGEYVDALKGRIMALAHAHDQVVRNDGGGALQQLLNAELTPYRASAIGMDGPPVLLDSRAYSVLALVFHEMATNAAKYGALSSSSGRLDVSWSVGEGGELHLNWRESGGPLVVPPNRQGFGLVLLKRSIPFDLGGKSEISYEPKGVEAQFVVPQAFVTIDQHAGAVPEREAVSNVGARALDGLNALVVEDQLIIAMDVEAILLAAGARSIDTAATVGEALRLLSAARPDFAVLDVNLGSETSIAVAENLRATGIPFVFATGYGDTANIPRAMSDAGVVRKPYDGDALIAALRDALAKAAN; encoded by the coding sequence ATGCCTAACCGGACGCCGGCCGTCGATCTCACCAATTGCGACCGCGAGCCGATCCACATTCCGGGCAGCATCCAGCCGCACGGCTGCTTGTTGGCCTGCGATGACGGGCTGGCGCACGTGCGCCGGGCCTCGGCGAACGCCGTGGAATTGCTTGGCTTTTCGCAAGCGCCGATGCTTGGCAAGCCGCTAGACGAAATTGTCGGCGCTCAAACTGCGCATGAGCTTCGCAATGCCGCTTCGGGCGCGCAGGGACGGCCACTCTTGTTGCTGGGGCAAACCGTCGGCGCGCGCGTGTTCGACATCGCCCTACATAGCTTCAAAGGGGCGGGGATTGTCGAGTTTGAGCCTGCTTCATCGGACCGCCATGGCCCCCTGGAGATTGCCCGCACGCTCGTATCGTCGGCTTCGCAGTTCGCCGATAGCGCGCAATTGCTGACGCGTGCGCCACGTTTGGTGCGCGCCGCGCTCGGTTATGACCGGGTGATGATCTACCGCTTTGCGCACGACGGCGCCGGGCAAGTGATTGGCGAATCCAAACGCGGCGATCTTGAGAGTTTTCAAGGCCAGTATTTTCCCGCGAGCGATATCCCGCAGCAAGCGCGCGCTCTCTACTTGCAGAATACGATCCGCGTTATCTCCGACGCTGGCGGCAAGGTCGTGCCGATCGAGCCGGCGCTCGACGCATCGGGTGAGCCGCTTGACCTTTCGTTCGCGCATTTGCGCAGTGTGTCGCCAATCCATCTCGAATATTTGCGCAACATGGGCGTCACCGCATCAATGTCGATTTCGATCGTCGTCGGTGGCAAATTGTGGGGGTTGATTGCGTGCCACCACTACAATCCGCGTGTGCTGAGTATGTCGCAGCGTACGGCGGCGGAGCTGTTCGGAGGCTTTTTTTCGCTACAGCTCGAGGCGCTGTTGCAGAAGGAGCGTCTGGAATCCGCGTCGCGAGCGCGGCGGTTGCTGGATCGGGTGATGCGTGGCGTGGCCTATCGTGGCGATATCGCCGAATCCTTGCGTGAGAAACTCGACGATTTTGTCGGCTTCCTGCCGTGTGATGGCGTGGGTTTGTTTATCGGAGGCGTTTGGTCGAGTCAGGGCGTGACGCCGCCGCAACGAACCAACGCCGCATTGTTGAAGCTGCTGCCGTCACTCTCGCAGGGCAAAGTTTGGGCGACTCACGAATTGTCGTCGCACGTGCGCGGGGACGCTGCTGACGATCACAGCGTCGCCGGTGTGCTGGCTATCCCGCTTTCGCAGATACCGAAAGACTACCTCTTATTCTTCCGGAAGGAGGTGGTGCAGACCATCGAGTGGGCGGGCGATCCGAACAAGACCTATGAGACCGGGCCCCTTGGCGACCGGCTTACGCCACGCAAGAGCTTCGCAATCTGGAAGGAAACCGTCGACGGCGTTTCCGTGCCGTGGAGCGAGGATGATCGTGAGATCGCCGAAGCGACGCGCACGGCTCTGCTCGAAGTCATCATGCGGCACATCGAGATTCTCGAAGGCGAGCGGCGCACGGCCGATGTCCGCCAGAAACTTCTCAACGAGGAACTCAATCACCGCGTCAAGAACATCTTGGCGTTGATCAAATCGCTTGTTTCGCAACCGCCGGAGCCCGGGCGCGCACTCGGTGAGTATGTGGACGCGCTGAAAGGGCGGATCATGGCGCTCGCGCACGCGCACGATCAAGTCGTGCGCAACGACGGCGGCGGCGCTTTGCAGCAATTGCTGAACGCGGAACTGACGCCGTATCGCGCGAGCGCCATTGGTATGGACGGACCGCCCGTTTTGCTGGATTCGCGCGCCTATTCGGTACTGGCGTTGGTTTTTCACGAGATGGCGACGAACGCCGCGAAATACGGCGCGTTGTCGAGTTCGTCAGGCCGCCTCGACGTATCATGGAGCGTTGGCGAGGGAGGCGAGCTTCACCTGAATTGGCGAGAGTCCGGCGGTCCGCTTGTGGTCCCGCCGAACAGGCAGGGTTTTGGCCTCGTGCTGCTGAAGCGCAGCATTCCGTTCGATCTGGGCGGCAAGAGCGAGATCTCCTACGAGCCCAAAGGTGTGGAAGCTCAGTTCGTTGTGCCCCAAGCATTCGTGACCATCGATCAACACGCTGGCGCCGTCCCTGAGCGTGAAGCGGTTTCCAACGTGGGCGCGCGCGCCCTTGACGGCTTGAACGCTCTTGTCGTTGAAGACCAACTCATTATCGCCATGGACGTGGAAGCCATTCTGCTGGCCGCGGGCGCGCGCTCGATCGACACAGCCGCGACGGTGGGGGAGGCATTGCGGCTGTTGAGCGCCGCGCGGCCGGATTTCGCGGTGCTGGATGTCAATCTCGGCTCGGAGACGTCGATCGCTGTCGCTGAAAACTTGCGCGCGACCGGCATCCCGTTCGTCTTCGCGACTGGCTATGGCGACACCGCCAATATCCCGCGCGCGATGAGCGATGCTGGCGTTGTGCGGAAACCGTACGATGGCGACGCATTGATCGCTGCGTTGCGGGACGCATTGGCCAAAGCCGCAAATTAG